Genomic segment of Candidatus Peregrinibacteria bacterium:
AGCCTATTGATTTAGATAGCTATATAAAACTAACAGAAGCTAATGAAAATGGGCAAAGCTTAACGGTAGGCAGTGTCGCATCGACAACATTTTGGCTAATCGACAATAATGAGTTTAAAGGTCATACAAATATCCGTCATGAACTAAATGATTATTTAAAAAAATTTGGTGGCCACATAGGATACTACATTCGCCCATCAGAAAGGCGCAAAGGTTATGGGACAAAAATACTTGGGCTAGCGTTGATCGAGGCAAGAAAAATTGGACTTAAAAAAGTAATGATAGGATGCGACGAATCAAATATCCCTTCACAAAAAGTTATAGAAAAAAATGGAGGCGAATTTACCAAAAAGGTCACGGATGAATGCGAACCAAAATTGATATATTGGATTAAACTCTAAATTTAAAATTTAAGACCATTTAACTCAATTCCATATTTTTGCTTTATAAGCTCTTCACCGGTTAGGTGAGAAGTCTCGTATTTTTCCAAATTAAATTCACGAGCAAGCTCTGAAATACGAGCTGCATTTTCAGCTTCGATTTCAACGAAAACAGGAACGCCCGGAAGCTCATCAATCTCAAATTTCGAACCATCAGCGAGTATATATTCAGTACGTTTTTTCTCAAAATAAATCGCCTGCACATACCCTAGGCTTTGCAGAATTTTCACAGTATTCTCAAAATCAGAAACATGCACTTCAGTCTCATCATAAACTTTGCAACCATCCTCAAGTCGCATATTGTCCTTCCAACATAATTCAATTTTCTCACCAAAAGTTCGCACTCGAAGCAAGTCACCGGAGCGCATAATTTTTTGATCAGGCGTGTCAAAATAAACAGTTTTTAAAATATCATCAACTTTCAAAACCGCCCCTGCCCCAATCAAACGCTTAACCAAATCTTCACGATCTACCTCCAAAAATTTGAGTTCCAGCTCCTTCATAAGATCAAAATAAAAAACAAATTATTTTCTGTATCTATTTGGAAGTGGCGTGATATTTACAGATGCTTTATCACCATCTTGATAAATATTTACCGATACAAATTCAAGACTTGTAAGGTCGTTCGGATCCCCTTTTTGATAAGTCATTTGCCCGGTTTTTCCGTTACTCGCATCCAGCGTAACCGTCCAACCTTCCGCCTTCATCTTCTCATCATACCAAGCAAAAACATCTTCAGCACTATCTTCACTTGTATAAAAATCCACCCCCAATTTATTCTCTACCATAGATCCGGCGTAGACTGGATAATTCAAACTATTTATAGTTACATGATCACCTTTCACAGGTACGGCATTCGAGTTAGAAGTCGCTGAGCCACCACATGCGACCAACAAAAATGAAAGTAAAACGATTGGGACGATAGAAAACTTTTTCATAAAAATTTAGTTAAAATTAATTCTTTTTGAATATACCCATGTTTTTATAAAATCGCAAATGTCTCTGCGACATCATGAACACGAATTATATCAGCGCCATTTTTAATTGCGGTTTTTGCAGCAGCCAAAGACCCATTCAAACGCTCACCAACTGGAAGTTTTTTTACAACGTTTCTATTTTCATCAAATACAAGGCCTGTAAATCCTTTGCGCGAAGCTCCAACCAAAATTGGAAAATCCGCAAACATATCTTTGAGCTCCCCCAATCGATCAAGAATTTCAAAACTATATTTCGCGTCCCCGGAA
This window contains:
- a CDS encoding class IV adenylate cyclase, giving the protein MKELELKFLEVDREDLVKRLIGAGAVLKVDDILKTVYFDTPDQKIMRSGDLLRVRTFGEKIELCWKDNMRLEDGCKVYDETEVHVSDFENTVKILQSLGYVQAIYFEKKRTEYILADGSKFEIDELPGVPVFVEIEAENAARISELAREFNLEKYETSHLTGEELIKQKYGIELNGLKF
- a CDS encoding GNAT family N-acetyltransferase; translated protein: MRLVKPTKKYEKSWQEAMAEFRNENRKGFWNWIEEPIDLDSYIKLTEANENGQSLTVGSVASTTFWLIDNNEFKGHTNIRHELNDYLKKFGGHIGYYIRPSERRKGYGTKILGLALIEARKIGLKKVMIGCDESNIPSQKVIEKNGGEFTKKVTDECEPKLIYWIKL